The DNA region CAACGACAGAAGTCTCTATAAGCTATAATATTAATCCGGCAACCATTGCTAAAGGCTTTAACCTTCTCGTTGATGAAGGCATTCTTTACAAAAAGAGGGGGGTCGGTATGTTTGTAGCGAAAAATGCAAAAAATACGCTTATAAAAAAGCAGAAAGAGCACTTTTATGAAAAATATGTGGTGAACCTCTTACACGAGGCTGACAAACTGGGCATCACGATTGAAGATATTATAAAAATGATTACAGGAGGTCCTGAATATGAATCATATTGAACTGAAGAACATCACTAAGAACTATAAAAGTAATTGTGCACTGAAGGATATCTCGCTTATTTTTGAAGAAAAAAGAATATATGGTTTACTTGGCCGTAATGGCGCCGGAAAAACTACCCTCCTTAACTTAATAACCAATCGCATTTTCCCAACCCATGGTTATATAACCTTATCTAATCACCCTATTAGCGAAAACGATGCCCTTCTTGAGCGCATTTATTACATGACAGAAAGCACGCTTTATCCCGACAGCATGAAAATACACGAGGTGTTTCGTTGGACCAAGACTTTTTATTCGAATTTTGACTTAACCTATGCCAATGGGTTGTGCGAGAAATTTGACCTAAACCCTAACAAAAAATTCAAGACACTTTCCACCGGTTATAACACTATTGCTAAATTAATCATAGCGTTGGCCTCAAATGCTGATCTTCTGATATTTGATGAACCTATATTAGGTCTTGATGCCCATCATAGGACGCTTTTTTATAAGGAACTTCTTGCCCACTATATCAAAACACCAAAGACCATTATTCTATCTACCCATATAATTGAAGAAATTGCTGATTTGCTTGAGTGGGTCGTGATTCTTGGTAAACAGTCGGTTCTTATTAATGAAAGTGTAGCTTCCTTAATGGAACGTGCCTATGCTATCACCGGTAAATCATCCGATGTTGAAGCTTTCATTCAAAACAGGAACTTCATTGGTCTTGAATATTTAGGCACCTATTGTAAAGCCATCCTTCTTGATAAACCTACTGAAGAAACACTTAAACAAATCAACCAAATGGGTCTTGAAAAATCTAAAGTGGGTTTGCAAGAACTTTTCATTAAACTAACAGATGTAGGAGGTGTTTTATATGAAATCCCTAAAGTTGGCTAAATTTCATATACGAATGATGCTACCCTCCACCATGATTTACTACATGTTCTTCATCATGGCCATATCATTCCTAGCTGCCACTAACTCAAGCAACAATCAGGACTTCTCTTCTTCAGGACTTGAGTTCTCCACTGTTATATTTCTTTTTGTCTTGGGTCTAAATGCCTTCAAGGATAGCTTTAACTTTTCTCAAGCAAATAATTTATCGAGAAAAACCTTTTTTAGTGGGTTGTTACTTTCCATCTTACCAGTTGCTTTCCTAATGTCCGTTATTGATCTTATCCTAAACCGTACCTACAATATTTTTGTACTTTCCCCAACGAACTATGACATGTTTTATAGTTCTTACCGAGATACAGGTGTTTTTGATTGGAACACAATGCAATATGTTTGGGAACAAAGCAATTCCTTTTTCACACTTTTTTCTACTGTATTCTGGCAATTTTCGGCCTATGTGTTTTTCTTTTTATTAGGCCTTGTCATTACGCTAGTTTATTACAGAAGCAATAACATTCTAAAAATCATCGTATCTTTAACGCCTGTTGTTTTTATTGTACTTTTGAGAAATTTGATTGGCTTTTTACCCGGCTCATGGGTGCGAAGTTTGGGTGCTCTCATCCCCGCTGCCTTCGGTTGGGAAACTAGGAACCCTTACATGGCCATCCTCACCTTCTTCTTCTTAAGCTCTTTGCTGGCCGGATGTTTTTATTTGCTACTAAGAAGAGCAGAATCAAAAGAATAATATCGTTTTTTGAAAAAAGAGGCTCAAGGCAAAAATAAGCATTTCCTAAAGTTAAAAAAAGAACCGACTCGGATGTGACTCCAATCGGTTCTTTTTTCATCTTGGGTTTTATTTGTTGAAGAATGCTTTAAGATTTTTGGCTACATCATTTTCATCTGATCCATTGACAAGAATTCTAATCTTATCACCATGGGCTGCGCCAAGGGTCAATATGCCTAGAATACTTTTGGGGTTTACTTCTAGGTCATCTTTTATAATCTTAATATCTGCCAATGCTTTCTGACATACTTTAACCAGTTCGGCCGCCGGTCTCGCGTGTAAGCCTTCTTCAAAGCCTACTGTTGTTGTAAATTCTACCATGTTTTACACCTCAATTTTTTTCTTTAGCATACCTATAAGGATTGCTGTTACTGCTGTACCTGCAAGGATTGCTAAAACATACATTGCTACGTTTTCAACTGCAAAAAACACGAACAGTCCACCATGTGGCACCGATAATGTTGCATTAAATGCCATAGATAAAGCACCTGTTACAGCTGCACCTGCCATGATGGAAGGAATAACACGGAGTGGATCTGCTGCTGCAAAAGGAATAGCACCTTCTGTTATAAAACTAGCACCAAGTACTGCGGCTGCTTTTCCGGCTTCTTTTTCTGCTAAGGTGAATTTGTCCTTAAAAATAAATGTTGCGACTGCAAGTCCAAGTGGTGGCACCATGCCTGCCGCCATAACTGCCGCCATAATTGCTGAACCTGTGCCTGCAACAAGTGTACCTGTTCCAAAAGCATAGGCTGCTTTGTTGACAGGACCACCCATATCAAAGGCCATCATTAATCCAATAATCAATCCTAAAAGTACTGCATTTGTACCAGACATTCCTGTTAGGAAATTATTCATTGCTGTGTTAATGGCCGCAACCGGTGTTCCAATGATATAGAAAAATGATAAGCCGACAATCAATGAACCAAATACAGGTATAATCAATACCGGCATAATACCTTGAAGCGTTTTAGGTAACTTAATATACTTCTTAATCAAGTTGACCACATAACCGGCCATAAAACCGGCAACGATAGCGCCAAGGAAACCTGCGTTTAGTTGAACCGCTACAGAACCACCAATCATACCTACAGCTAAACCCGGTCGGTCTGCTATGGAATAAGCAATATAACCAGCGAGTACAGGAATCATAAGTGCAAAGCCTGCACCACCACCAATGTTCATTAAATACGCTGCCAAAGTACCTTCTTGTTGAAATGCGTCATAACCAAACATAAAACTTAGAGCAATGGCAATACCACCAGCTACAACAAATGGTATCATAAAAGATACGCCATTCATTAAATGTTTATAAGCACCCTTGCTTTCATCTTTTCTCTTTGCCTTGATACCTGCAACGTCATCTACAAGATTGCTTCCTGATGCTTTGTAAACAGGTGCTTTTAGTGCGTCCTCAATTAATTTGTTTGCGTCCTTAAGTGCATCACTTACGCCTACAGATACCAGTTTTTTCCCAGAAAACCGATCCATAGGTACGGATGTGTCACACGCTAAGATTATGGCATCTGCTGCTGCAATGTCTTCACTTGTTAATTCATTTTCGACACCTACAGAACCCCTTGTTTCCACTTTGATTTCATAACCTTTTTTCTTTGCTGCTTCTTCAATGGCCTCTGCTGCCATATACGTGTGTGCGATACCCGTTGGACATGCTGTTACTGCTAAAATCCTCATTTTCATTCCTCCTATACAATTTTTGTTAAAGCTATAGCCTTGAAATGGCGACTTCTTTCGCTCTCACCGTCAAAGTTAATGCCTCAATGGGCATATGACTTTGAGTGCTGATGGCGATAGAACTTGATGCCACTCCATATGACAGTGCCTTTATCAAACAATCAAGCTCATCACAATCTTGATGTGTTTTCAATCCGTAGATGAATCCTGCCAGCATTGCATCACCTGCGCCGACTGTACTCACCACCTTAAGTGGCAAAATGCCTGCCGATAGTGCGTACCTTTCACTGACCAGAATACTACCTTCTTCGCCCATGGACACCAGTACATAATTGACGCCATAATCATCAATTACTTTTTTACATGCATGGACAATACTTTCCTTACTCTCAAGCTTCATATCAAGCGCCGCTTCCAATTCATGGATATTCGGCTTAATCAGATATGGTGATCCTTTAAGGCTTTCTAACAAAATTCTGTCATCTGCATCAATGATTACCTTTGTAACGCCTTTTAGTTTCTCTGCAATTTCCCGGTAATACCTATTAGGTATGCCTTCCGGAAGACTGCCACTGAGTACCACATACTCGCTGTTTTTCCCTGCCTCTAGGATTTTTGTTGTCATGGCTTCCCGTTCATCGTCTGTAACCTTAAAACCAATTTCGTTGATATCCGTCGTTCTATAATTCTGGTCAGGTTCAACAATCTTAACATTGGTTCGAGTACTGCCACTGACCAGTATTGCATCAATCGGGATGCCATCAGCCTCAGCATGATTCTTAATACCTTCAAAATTATCCCGTCCGGCAAAGCATATGGCTTTTGTTGCCTCATTAAGACTCGATATGATTC from Petrocella atlantisensis includes:
- a CDS encoding GntR family transcriptional regulator, whose product is MKIDFGSQIPIYLQISQSIEDDIIRDIFEEETQIPSTTEVSISYNINPATIAKGFNLLVDEGILYKKRGVGMFVAKNAKNTLIKKQKEHFYEKYVVNLLHEADKLGITIEDIIKMITGGPEYESY
- a CDS encoding ATP-binding cassette domain-containing protein, which translates into the protein MNHIELKNITKNYKSNCALKDISLIFEEKRIYGLLGRNGAGKTTLLNLITNRIFPTHGYITLSNHPISENDALLERIYYMTESTLYPDSMKIHEVFRWTKTFYSNFDLTYANGLCEKFDLNPNKKFKTLSTGYNTIAKLIIALASNADLLIFDEPILGLDAHHRTLFYKELLAHYIKTPKTIILSTHIIEEIADLLEWVVILGKQSVLINESVASLMERAYAITGKSSDVEAFIQNRNFIGLEYLGTYCKAILLDKPTEETLKQINQMGLEKSKVGLQELFIKLTDVGGVLYEIPKVG
- a CDS encoding HPr family phosphocarrier protein, which produces MVEFTTTVGFEEGLHARPAAELVKVCQKALADIKIIKDDLEVNPKSILGILTLGAAHGDKIRILVNGSDENDVAKNLKAFFNK
- a CDS encoding PTS fructose transporter subunit IIC, coding for MRILAVTACPTGIAHTYMAAEAIEEAAKKKGYEIKVETRGSVGVENELTSEDIAAADAIILACDTSVPMDRFSGKKLVSVGVSDALKDANKLIEDALKAPVYKASGSNLVDDVAGIKAKRKDESKGAYKHLMNGVSFMIPFVVAGGIAIALSFMFGYDAFQQEGTLAAYLMNIGGGAGFALMIPVLAGYIAYSIADRPGLAVGMIGGSVAVQLNAGFLGAIVAGFMAGYVVNLIKKYIKLPKTLQGIMPVLIIPVFGSLIVGLSFFYIIGTPVAAINTAMNNFLTGMSGTNAVLLGLIIGLMMAFDMGGPVNKAAYAFGTGTLVAGTGSAIMAAVMAAGMVPPLGLAVATFIFKDKFTLAEKEAGKAAAVLGASFITEGAIPFAAADPLRVIPSIMAGAAVTGALSMAFNATLSVPHGGLFVFFAVENVAMYVLAILAGTAVTAILIGMLKKKIEV
- a CDS encoding 1-phosphofructokinase family hexose kinase, producing the protein MITTVTLNPAIDKIIEIRGLTVGQVHRAQRQVVTLGGKSINVARIISSLNEATKAICFAGRDNFEGIKNHAEADGIPIDAILVSGSTRTNVKIVEPDQNYRTTDINEIGFKVTDDEREAMTTKILEAGKNSEYVVLSGSLPEGIPNRYYREIAEKLKGVTKVIIDADDRILLESLKGSPYLIKPNIHELEAALDMKLESKESIVHACKKVIDDYGVNYVLVSMGEEGSILVSERYALSAGILPLKVVSTVGAGDAMLAGFIYGLKTHQDCDELDCLIKALSYGVASSSIAISTQSHMPIEALTLTVRAKEVAISRL